The DNA sequence TGGGGCTGTGGCCAAGAGGGCGACGAAAGCTCCTGCACCCTGGATGCGGACTGCCTCGCCGATGCCTACGCCTTCCGCGAGGTCGTGGCCAGTCGGACCCCGAGCGTGGCCGTGGCCACAACTCTCAACCCGACCCAGGTTCCGTCCTGTGGGATGACGACGGTGACCCTCGAGATCCGCAACCTCTCCTCGGCCACGGCGGAGGCACTGGACGTGCGGGTCCAGCTCCCCGCCGGCCTGACCTACGTTTCGGGAACGACCCAGGTGGACTGCGGCGGAGGGTTCGTTCTGGCCCCCGATCCGTACGAGATCGGCGGTTACCTGTACTGGTACGACTCGGACAACCCCCTGGACAACCTGTGCGGGGAGATCGGGCCTGGGGGCACGGTGCGGCTGCGGTTTGCGGTCCAGGCGAGCTGCTACCGCACGGTCGGGAATGCTGCGGTCAGGGTCTACTTCTACGACTGCTGCTTTGCGGCCCAGCAGGAGTTCAACGGGAGCTACCCCCTCCAGCCTGCCCTCCCCACGCTCACGGTGCAGAAGACCCC is a window from the Candidatus Acetothermia bacterium genome containing:
- a CDS encoding DUF11 domain-containing protein; amino-acid sequence: WALENLPPGGMAQLTLTARETGCGELTNAVRVWWGCGQEGDESSCTLDADCLADAYAFREVVASRTPSVAVATTLNPTQVPSCGMTTVTLEIRNLSSATAEALDVRVQLPAGLTYVSGTTQVDCGGGFVLAPDPYEIGGYLYWYDSDNPLDNLCGEIGPGGTVRLRFAVQASCYRTVGNAAVRVYFYDCCFAAQQEFNGSYPLQPALPTLTVQKTPATVPLDCYDQSSTVTWQIRVQNTGAASADWVRVEDTLGASLQYLSSSPL